A window of [Clostridium] innocuum genomic DNA:
ATGGAGATAAAGAAGCAGCCTTCATCCATCGTTATATGAATCAGGATCATGGCGCAACGATCTCTACGATCTTCGAAAGTCCGAAAGCAGTTAGCTCTTGTATCCAACATACATCCTATGCGAATCTGGATATCATCCCCAGTGATCTGACGCTCTATTTGGCTGATACGAAGCTCCGTCTCAGTGATGGTACCAGAGAGAATAAGTTGAAGAGAGCTACGAATTTCATCAAGAACGATTATGACTATATGATCTTCGACTGCTCCCCTGTCAAATCCCTCGTATCGGTCAATGTCCTATATACGGAGCCTTTGGTCATCATCCCAGTCAGTCCTGCAGATGACTCCATGCAAGGTCTGGCATTGACGCTCAATGAAATCAACGCTTTGAAGGATCTGTATGAAGACTTGGATATCGATTACAGGATCTTGATCGTCAAACGGAAGGATAATATCGAATATCGTGAGAATATCGCAGAGATACGCTCTGCTTTCGGAGATAAGGTATTTCAGACGATGATCCGTGATCAAAGCAAGCCGGTAGAAAAAGCAGTCAGAGAAAGAAAGACCGTACTGGATCTCCCATCGTCCTCCATCGCAGATGACTACCGAAACTTTCTTGATGAACTGGAGGTGATGTTACATGACTGATGTCATCGGAGAAATGCTGAACGATACCTCGAAGGATATGCGTTATAAGCGGATCTTTATCTACGACATCGACCCCTGTGAGTATAATATGTATCCGATGCAGGAGATCGAACAGCTCGCACAGAACATAAGCGAATGCGGACTGCTCCACCCTATCACCCTATATCGCAAGGCAGATGGGCGCTATATGATCCTGAGCGGAGAACGACGGTATCGCGCGATGCTGCTAAATTATGAAAAAGGTGATGAACGCTGGGAAGAGATCCCGGCCATCGTCAAAATGCAGGAGCT
This region includes:
- a CDS encoding AAA family ATPase — encoded protein: MKTIAIYNIKGGDGKTTTAKHLAVGLSKKGIRILLADADGQANCSKSFIDKKLKRDPAYYESSLDGDKEAAFIHRYMNQDHGATISTIFESPKAVSSCIQHTSYANLDIIPSDLTLYLADTKLRLSDGTRENKLKRATNFIKNDYDYMIFDCSPVKSLVSVNVLYTEPLVIIPVSPADDSMQGLALTLNEINALKDLYEDLDIDYRILIVKRKDNIEYRENIAEIRSAFGDKVFQTMIRDQSKPVEKAVRERKTVLDLPSSSIADDYRNFLDELEVMLHD